The Mytilus trossulus isolate FHL-02 chromosome 3, PNRI_Mtr1.1.1.hap1, whole genome shotgun sequence genome contains a region encoding:
- the LOC134712152 gene encoding uncharacterized protein LOC134712152 has product MLKFTVILACLAVSYANLGLNSGKNVGSIGGSIGGKSLKGLDNGWDQNGLDNGNGWGQNGHDNGNGLGHNGHENGNEWGEIGHEIGNVWGHNGLDNGNGLSHNGQDNGNGWGNNGLDNGNGWSHNGQDNGNSWGQNGQDGSEWVHNGQNNGNDWGINNGNEWGQNGQEWGNNGQEWGNNGQEWGNNGQEWGNNGQEWGNNGNEWGHNGIDNGNDWGLNNGIGNGLDIVGGNSFGSVSGKNFGGIGQKGSFAPDFVKGFGGQGKSIGGFGKGPGSFGPVSNKGFGGFGKGLGSLGPVSNKGFGGFGKGSGAFGPVLNRGIGGFGKKSGLVFNKKFGGYVQRSGPFGPVFNKGFGGYGKRFNTFRPAFGKGFGGYGKKSGGFRGNFGSFGPRFGGYGKKYGGFGKNFGGFGKNFGGYGKSYGGYGKKFGGVKIVKSIGGYRRY; this is encoded by the exons aTGCTGAAGTTCACAGTTATCTTGGCTTGTTTGGCCGTTTCCTATGCCAATTTGGGATTAAACAGTGGCAAGAATGTTGGATCTATTGGTGGGTCAATTGGCggtaaaagtttaaaaggacTTGATAACGGATGGGACCAGAACGGACTTGACAATGGCAATGGATGGGGCCAAAACGGACATGATAATGGAAACGGTTTAGGACACAACGGACATGAAAATGGCAATGAATGGGGAGAAATCGGACATGAAATCGGAAACGTATGGGGACACAATGGTCTGGACAACGGCAACGGACTGAGTCACAACGGACAAGACAATGGCAACGGATGGGGAAACAATGGTCTCGATAACGGTAACGGATGGAGCCACAACGGACAAGACAACGGCAACAGCTGGGGACAAAATGGTCAAGACGGAAGCGAATGGGTCCATAATGGTCAGAACAACGGAAACGATTGGGGAATAAACAACGGTAACGAATGGGGACAGAACGGTCAAGAATGGGGAAACAACGGCCAAGAATGGGGAAACAACGGTCAAGAATGGGGAAACAACGGTCAGGAATGGGGAAACAACGGTCAAGAATGGGGTAACAACGGAAATGAATGGGGACATAATGGCATTGACAATGGTAACGACTGGGGACTCAACAATGGTATCGGCAATGGATTGGACATTGTTGGAGGAAACAGCTTTGGTAGCGTAAGCGGAAAGAACTTTGGTGGAATCGGACAGAAAGGTTCTTTCGCACCAGACTTTGTTAAAGGATTTGGTGGACAAGGAAAGAGCATTGGTGGATTCGGAAAGGGACCAGGATCATTTGGACCAGTCTCAAACAAAGGATTTGGTGGATTCGGAAAGGGATTGGGATCATTGGGACCAGTCTCAAACAAAGGATTTGGTGGATTCGGAAAGGGATCAGGAGCCTTCGGACCAGTCTTGAATAGAGGTATTGGTGGATTCGGAAAGAAATCAGGATTAgtctttaataaaaaatttgGAGGATACGTACAGAGATCAGGACCATTTGGACCAGTCTTTAATAAAGGATTTGGAGGATACGGAAAGAGGTTCAATACATTTAGACCAGCCTTCGGTAAAGGATTTGGTGGATACGGAAAGAAATCTGGAGGATTTAGAGGAAACTTTGGAAGTTTCGGACCAAGATTCGGAGgttatggaaaaaaatatggaGGGTTCGGAAAGAACTTCGGAGGATTTGGAAAGAACTTCGGAGGATACGGAAAGAGCTACGGAGGATATGGTAAAAAATTCGGAGGAGTTAAAATTGTCAAGTCCATTG GTGGATACAGACGATACTAA
- the LOC134709645 gene encoding uncharacterized protein LOC134709645, with protein sequence MILLICAFIFVSEISCLHILPCEPGDPGPLGCDQFVRNGGQLGVGQASNPGNVGTFGTGSGNSIGSLTNDVTFLNSQNIAGMQFIDPTQIANPSQFGDPTVQFLDPTAQLLDPTTQFLDPTTQFLDPTPQLIDPTFRDQSFAVPVGQIDPSVQFIDPTQFVDPSFNGAVGVGQIGQPIGPLTTGLEFVGGNSKIPRVYPKGKFMTKGKIIAKGYPKGMIKKKSMGGYPKRLMVRYPKKYVKNIVGYPIGKIPTYSKYPNVYKKAYRNPKNYKVVRYLKKKYMIGGYQKFGLGMKSGYRKGRAYSKGYPKFSIRSKKSFGGY encoded by the exons ATGATCCTTCTTATTTGtgcctttatttttgtttctgaaatttCCTGCTTACATATTCTACCCTGTGAACCTGGTGATCCGGGTCCTTTAGGATGTGATCAGTTTGTGAGGAACGGGGGACAACTCGGTGTCGGACAAGCAAGTAATCCAGGGAATGTAGGAACCTTTGGAACCGGAAGCGGAAATTCCATTGGGTCATTAACTAACGATGTAACTTTCTTGAACAGTCAAAATATAGCAGGAATGCAGTTTATTGATCCAACGCAGATTGCAAATCCTTCTCAGTTTGGTGATCCTACAGTACAATTTCTGGACCCTACAGCACAACTACTAGACCCTACTACACAATTTTTAGACCCTACCACACAATTTTTAGATCCTACACCTCAGTTAATCGACCCTACATTTAGAGACCAATCGTTTGCTGTGCCTGTAGGTCAAATTGACCCTTCAGTACAATTTATTGACCCGACTCAATTTGTTGATCCGTCGTTTAACGGAGCAGTTGGTGTAGGACAAATTGGACAGCCAATTGGGCCTCTCACAACTGGTTTAGAATTCGTTGGTGGTAATTCTAAAATCCCAAGGGTCTATCCAAAGGGAAAATTTATGACAAAGGGTAAAATTATTGCAAAAGGATATCCAAAAggaatgataaaaaagaaatccATGGGAGGATATCCAAAAAGATTGATGGTCAGATATCcgaaaaaatatgttaaaaatattgttgGATATCCAATAGGAAAAATTCCAACGTATAGTAAATATccaaatgtatacaaaaaagcCTATAGAAATCCAAAGAACTATAAAGTAGTaagatatttgaagaaaaaatacatgATTGGAGGATATCAGAAATTTGGTCTGGGGATGAAAAGTGGATATAGAAAGGGCAGAGCGTACTCAAAGGGATATCCAAAATTTAGCATCA gatcAAAGAAATCATTTGGCGGATATTAA